A single Sporosarcina sp. FSL W8-0480 DNA region contains:
- a CDS encoding ABC transporter ATP-binding protein, translated as MLKKFFSYYKPHKRLFIIDFSSAIFVALLELAFPMAVQWFIDTLLPSGEWGKIVTISILLLLVYLLSTFLQYIVSYLGHKLGINIETDMRQQLFNHVHRQSFRFFDNTKTGHVMSRITNDLFDIGELAHHGPEDAFIAVMTIIGAFVLMFSINPELAIIAICMVPLLIVLVTFCNIKMNAAWQNMYGKIADVNARVEDSVSGARVVKSFTNEEFEIARFKIDNGSFRLAKLVAYNVMAWTHSSMYMMTRLVTLLVLVVGAWFTYNGNLTPGELVGFILFVNILIKPVDKISALLELYPKGMAGFRRFLDLLEQEPEINDRDGAKSVNHLHGDILFDDVHFQYDDNKYVLKGIDLSIKAGETIAFVGPSGAGKTTICSLIPRFYDVDEGAISIDGIDIRNMTQQSLRSQIGIVQQDVFLFTGTIKENIAYGNLNATDEEVIAAARKAHLEDFIASLPEGYETQIGERGLKLSGGQKQRLAIARMFLKNPPILILDEATSALDTETERIIQQSLNELAENRTTLVIAHRLATIRDADRVIVVTEDGIAEDGKYDDLVRKGGIFARLHNIQFQEV; from the coding sequence ATGCTAAAAAAATTCTTTTCTTACTACAAACCACATAAACGGCTATTCATCATCGACTTTTCAAGTGCCATTTTCGTTGCATTGTTAGAGTTGGCTTTTCCGATGGCTGTTCAATGGTTCATCGACACCCTTTTGCCTTCCGGGGAGTGGGGAAAAATCGTAACAATAAGCATCCTATTGCTGCTTGTTTACTTGTTAAGCACATTCCTTCAATACATTGTCAGCTATTTGGGGCATAAATTAGGCATCAATATTGAAACGGATATGAGGCAGCAGTTGTTCAACCACGTCCATCGCCAATCTTTCCGTTTTTTTGATAATACAAAGACTGGCCATGTGATGAGCCGAATAACGAATGATTTATTCGACATTGGCGAACTCGCCCACCACGGTCCTGAGGACGCATTCATCGCAGTGATGACAATCATCGGGGCATTCGTTCTTATGTTCTCCATCAATCCAGAGCTTGCCATCATCGCAATTTGCATGGTGCCGCTTCTTATCGTCCTTGTCACGTTCTGCAATATAAAGATGAATGCAGCATGGCAGAATATGTACGGTAAAATTGCGGATGTCAATGCAAGGGTAGAAGATTCCGTTTCTGGTGCAAGAGTCGTCAAATCATTTACTAACGAGGAATTCGAGATTGCCCGTTTCAAAATAGACAATGGCAGCTTTAGATTGGCGAAACTTGTCGCATACAACGTCATGGCCTGGACGCACTCCAGCATGTATATGATGACAAGGCTTGTGACATTGCTCGTTCTTGTCGTCGGAGCCTGGTTTACGTATAACGGCAACCTGACGCCTGGTGAACTTGTCGGGTTCATCCTATTCGTTAATATCCTTATTAAGCCTGTTGATAAAATCAGTGCGCTACTGGAACTTTATCCGAAAGGGATGGCCGGATTCCGTAGATTCCTTGATCTCCTTGAACAGGAACCTGAAATCAACGACCGTGATGGTGCAAAGTCGGTTAACCACTTGCACGGCGATATACTTTTTGATGACGTTCATTTCCAATATGATGATAATAAATATGTCTTGAAGGGCATCGATTTATCGATAAAAGCCGGAGAGACAATTGCATTTGTCGGACCATCCGGTGCCGGAAAAACAACAATCTGTTCACTCATACCTCGTTTTTACGATGTTGACGAAGGTGCGATTTCAATCGACGGTATCGATATCCGTAATATGACACAGCAGTCCCTACGATCCCAAATCGGAATCGTACAGCAGGATGTCTTTTTATTCACAGGGACGATCAAAGAAAATATTGCATACGGGAATTTGAATGCGACGGATGAAGAGGTCATAGCAGCCGCTCGAAAAGCACATCTCGAAGATTTCATCGCCTCCCTTCCTGAAGGCTATGAAACACAAATCGGTGAGCGTGGCCTGAAATTATCAGGTGGCCAGAAGCAACGGCTTGCAATTGCCCGTATGTTCCTGAAAAATCCGCCAATCCTAATTTTGGACGAAGCGACTTCCGCTTTAGACACTGAGACGGAGCGCATCATTCAGCAATCACTAAACGAACTTGCCGAAAATCGTACAACCCTCGTTATCGCCCATCGTCTAGCAACAATCCGAGATGCAGACAGAGTTATTGTCGTAACGGAGGATGGCATTGCAGAAGATGGAAAATATGATGATTTAGTAAGAAAAGGCGGTATCTTTGCACGTCTCCATAATATTCAATTTCAAGAGGTTTAA
- a CDS encoding DUF6612 family protein, whose product MKKWMKGLGVGLLALGLAACGSAAEPKTDPETGEKVEVSNKSKMTAQEVYSKAMEVSEEQKSMHAVMDINQKMSMPSQGLDMDSKIKMDMDMIIDPLSMYQVMSMDMGPEIGAMDMELYMNDSGFYMNDPESGQWIKMPKDMYDEMMSQRGGETDPTLDMKMFKEFKDDFKFEQTDDEYILTLNASGEKFSGLMKELMGGSAFPADMEMTEEEADLLNNMDLKSLDITIYIDKETFYTNAFDMNMDMTMKIDDEEMHIVQEMKSVITKINEIDEIVIPQEVIDSAVDLEELMGQE is encoded by the coding sequence ATGAAAAAATGGATGAAAGGTTTAGGTGTTGGATTGCTTGCACTTGGCCTCGCAGCATGCGGGTCCGCCGCAGAACCGAAAACAGATCCTGAAACCGGTGAAAAAGTTGAAGTGTCAAACAAAAGTAAGATGACCGCGCAAGAAGTATATAGTAAAGCAATGGAAGTTTCAGAGGAACAAAAGAGCATGCATGCTGTTATGGACATCAATCAAAAAATGTCCATGCCAAGCCAGGGACTTGATATGGATTCGAAAATTAAAATGGACATGGATATGATCATCGATCCACTATCGATGTATCAAGTGATGAGCATGGACATGGGACCGGAAATTGGCGCGATGGACATGGAACTTTACATGAACGATTCTGGTTTTTACATGAATGATCCGGAATCTGGTCAATGGATTAAGATGCCGAAAGATATGTATGATGAGATGATGTCGCAAAGGGGCGGTGAAACAGACCCAACATTGGATATGAAGATGTTCAAGGAATTTAAGGATGATTTCAAATTTGAGCAGACCGATGATGAATATATTTTGACGTTGAATGCTTCCGGAGAGAAGTTCAGTGGTCTTATGAAAGAATTGATGGGTGGTTCGGCTTTCCCTGCAGATATGGAAATGACTGAAGAGGAAGCTGATTTATTGAATAATATGGATCTGAAAAGCTTGGACATTACAATTTACATCGACAAGGAAACATTCTATACAAATGCATTTGATATGAATATGGATATGACGATGAAAATTGATGACGAAGAGATGCATATTGTACAAGAGATGAAATCTGTCATTACGAAAATCAATGAAATTGATGAAATCGTAATTCCACAAGAAGTGATTGATAGCGCAGTAGATTTGGAAGAGTTGATGGGTCAAGAATAA
- a CDS encoding ABC transporter permease, whose translation MKKRYLFIALIVLSFLSLFVGVSSISPMDLLDFQSEKTEIFLISRLPRLVAILLAGAGMSIAGLIMQQLSRNKFVSPTTAGTLDATRLGILVSMLLFTNASTIEKMVVAFVFALAGTLLFMQILDRIKFKDAIFIPLVGLMFGNILSSITTFFAYKSNVIQNMASWLQGDFSMIMVGRYELLYISIPVLIITYFYANRFTVAGMGEDFSKNLGLAYKRIVNIGLILVALVTTTVILTVGMIPFLGLIIPNIVSIFHGDHLKKTLPHTALLGAIFLLICDILGRVLIYPYEISISLMVGVIGSGIFLYLLFRRKAYA comes from the coding sequence ATGAAGAAACGTTATTTGTTTATTGCACTTATAGTTCTATCATTCCTCTCGTTATTTGTTGGGGTGAGCTCGATATCACCGATGGACCTTCTCGATTTTCAATCTGAGAAGACAGAAATTTTCCTCATAAGCCGCTTGCCAAGATTGGTTGCAATTCTTTTAGCGGGCGCGGGAATGAGTATAGCAGGGCTTATAATGCAGCAGCTGAGCAGGAATAAATTTGTGTCACCGACAACTGCGGGTACATTGGATGCAACTCGACTCGGGATATTGGTCTCGATGTTACTATTTACGAACGCATCGACGATTGAGAAAATGGTTGTCGCATTTGTATTTGCACTTGCTGGAACGCTGCTGTTCATGCAGATATTAGACCGGATTAAGTTCAAAGACGCAATCTTTATCCCACTCGTTGGACTAATGTTCGGAAATATTCTTTCTTCAATAACAACATTTTTCGCATATAAATCGAATGTTATCCAAAATATGGCCTCTTGGCTACAAGGTGACTTTTCGATGATTATGGTTGGTCGGTACGAGCTTTTATACATAAGCATCCCTGTGCTGATTATCACTTATTTTTACGCTAACCGATTTACGGTAGCTGGAATGGGTGAGGATTTCTCGAAAAACTTGGGGCTCGCTTATAAGAGGATTGTCAATATCGGCCTAATTTTAGTGGCTTTAGTTACTACGACGGTCATCTTGACCGTCGGGATGATTCCTTTTTTAGGTCTGATCATTCCAAACATCGTCTCAATTTTCCATGGCGATCATTTGAAGAAGACATTGCCGCACACTGCTTTGTTAGGTGCGATATTCCTACTAATCTGTGATATTTTAGGCAGGGTTCTCATCTATCCTTACGAAATATCAATCAGTCTGATGGTCGGAGTCATCGGAAGCGGTATATTCCTCTACTTGTTATTTAGGAGGAAAGCATATGCGTGA